ACAGCCACTTATTCCTGGATATATAGGGAACCTGCTATACTTCACACCTTGTAGAGTGAAAAGCCAATGAAGAGGTGAGGAGCTCGATTCCGgtgtttgctgctgtgtttctgcatcagGGATATAACCACATTGCAGGAACCCAGGTTTCTCTTACTGTCTTCACTGGCTAAAACATTCAACCAGTACTGGGGGTTCATCCAAAACATGCCtaagaagtaaaaaagaaaaacacttagACATTATTTTCCATCTCAAGATTGATTGCTAGCTTCCCATTTGATGCTTGGGCTCAGACTGAATGAATCCCAAGTTGTCTGGGCCTCCAGAACTCACTGGGATTTGATCTTAGGGTGCAGTTTACAAGTTTACTGGTAAAATTCCTATAAAACTGAAGGAAAGGTTAGGACCAAGGAGCTTCATTTCTGCCTAACTGctgttaaaaattattttgtttataaatgTCTGATTATTCCTCTATCATAtactatataaatatattatatactATATACTATATACTATGTACTATATACTATATAATATAAAACTGACTTCAGAACTTACCTAACCTGCTTCCAGAAGGCTTCTGAGCCTCTGTGTCTCCTAATCACTTTACTTAAAATACTGCATCCTCATGCTCTCCAAATTTTAACAGACAAGTCTAATGCTCCAAAGAAGGTGGCTGGCAACTGATCCTAAGACTCCTGCAGCTTATTTCATACCATAACCAGTCTACTGCCCTATGTTTGCAAGCAATGCAGCTTCTGTGATGGCAGAAAGTAGACAGTGTTCTTTAGCTGCTTATTTCTGATGCTCGTGTGTTAAGAAATAAGAGAACGTTCTGTTGTCAAATTTGTGTTAAGGAGTACAAGGGTGCTAATAATTGAGTCAATAAAGAAGAGTCACACCACAGAGCACCCAAAAGACTGCTAAGCACCCCTCACCCTTGGAGAATCCCAGActtcctcctgctgtgcttcctTTAACCCATCTCCCAttcttcagtgaaaacatcCACTTTTTCCCATCTTCCTGGCTCACCAGGTCTGGAGTTAATTTACAGATCACAACGTCTACAAAATGAATCTTAAAATCTTGCAGAGACATCCTGGGAAAAAGAGTGCCAAAAGACATCTTGTCAGCAGCTTAGTTTAGTCCATATGGCTcactaaaagaaaaggaaagggagcAGGGAACTTCAAAGCCACGCCATTCTGTGTTACATATGGTAATGCTCAAATTTTATTACGTAGTAAAGAAGCAAgcatctgctccagcagcagcatctaTCAGTAGCAAACGCACGACTCAAGTTTCTGCAAAACACAGCGGCAGAGATTGAAGTAATATTGCCACCAAAGGGAACGCAGTGAAAGTACACGAGTGACAACATTGCCACCTCGTGGCACAAGCTGTAGAGAAACGACAAGCAAAACAAGCAGGAGCTTCCTAAAGTTACCTTAAAAAGAAGAGGTAAGACAACAGCTCTTGAAAGTTGCCGTGTCTCCCAGCAGCCCTAGGAGATCTGGCAGTGCCCAACTTCTCCCTCACTCCTGCCTTTTTTAAGAACAGCACTGCCTCTCACATAATCAAGCAGAGATGGAGAGCAAGCAAGCCAGGTCTGTTAGAAAACAGGTCACATATACCATGAATTAGCTGGCataaggagaaaacaaagtaCTGCTTTGTCTGCAGACACAGCCCCAGAGCTACCATCAGAGAGAGGATAGGCAAGACAGAACTGTTACCAGAACTCtccatcttccttctttttcctcagcaaAATTTTCTCCTTTGGGCTCAGCAACTCCCACTTGTAAGAGCTGAGGGCAAAAAGTATGGAGTGACTAAGCAAATGCAGCCTGAAATTCAATACAGAAAACATAGGTCCCCTCTATAAAAGGATGCCAAAACCCTTGTCCCCACAGATCTCCATGTTTAACCCTTGCTGAGCATAGGCCCCCTATGCCTTCAGCCGTTTCAGTCTCTCCACAAGTATACAGGGTGTATGAGATAGCTAAACAGCTCCACTTCTCTCCAGTAGAAAGGCTCCACTTCCACTAGCTGTTCCATTCACTTGCACACACAGACTCCTagtagttaaaataaaaatatctagaCCTCCGGTTAATTTTCTGTCAAAAGAGACATAATAGGAAGAGTGCTTGGCATAACGAATGAAAAGGACAGCAAAAAAGGCAGCTGGGAGTAATTTAAAAGGCAAGCCTATGGTATGCTGTTCATTATACTCTCATACCAGCAACAGCTGGTATGTTGTCATTATGCGGCAGACACGCAGAGAAAGTACGGCTCTGCAGACAAGGTGAAAGTCACTCATATTCCCAACACCTCTCTGTGCTCAtctccctcctccccatccccaagCTTCAGCAAATGGGGCCTgtgcagcaaatgaaaaaaaaagttgggaCAGAAGGAACATACTCTCATTCATAGAGAATTGGTCTAGAAGTCTACAGTTGCTCACGGTCTGGAATATAAACCACCGTCTTTCACATCAAAAAAATCAAGGCAAATTAAATATATGGCCCATTTGCCTCAATAGTTACATGCTTCCCCAAGCAGCCAGGATGAAGGACTCCTTTAGTCACCCAACTCCAACACTTTGCAGCACATGGAGGTCTTGGCCTGGTCCCACTTGGGATAAAGGGCTGAGTGGCCTTAAATATCCTGTTTAAAGCCTCCTGAATTGTTAAGCTATAACCTGTCACTTTACACACCATCTAGATCACAGCAACACACACAGCATCTGATTTTCAAGTATGTTTCCTCTGGCACTTCAAAGAATTGAAAAGCAGAATCAAGTCTTATTGAAGCTGCATGTGTGAAGTGAGGCCATCTACACAAGCACTGAACGTTGGAGAAACGTAAATCTCTCAAATTGTTATTTTGAGTCTGAAGATGGCAGCATCCTTCCTTTAAGAAACTTTCCCTTATATAGAGCATCAAACCTTCCATTTTTCAACCTCACCTGTCACTCCAGTCTCCATTCCATTCAATTTTCCCCCATGGATTTCTCAGTCTCACTAGGTTTTCTGGTCCATATTGGCAGGTCACCTGCAGAACATACAACAACACTATGCTTGCCAACATCTCAGCAGTTGTCATCTTTTTCATATCACAGATGCTAACAAGCATGATAATAAAAACTACAAACATACAACTCTGAATGCAAGCATGAAGAAACTAAGATGCTTTATCTTAACTTTTCTAGGTGAAACCAGAGATCTCACAGATTCCTAACTTGGAGGCTTGATCCTCCTTTCCAACATCTGTTCATTTCGTGGTTTCATGGAAGCAGAACTGTACTACTGTGAAGCTAAATCCTATACAGTGCAATGGAAGACTATACCTATGGGGTGGCCATATAGAGCACTGCCTCCTGAACTTAAATGCTGTGGTGGGAGAAGGGGGAGGCAGGTTTACTAGGAGTTACAttggcagcacacagcagaaagGCTGACTTCAGATCATACCAACAAGCTCAGCTGGTCTCTAACTCCTGCCTGTCCCTTCATCCCATGAGCACAGCTAGCCAAACTGACAGACACATCAATAATGAAGCCTTGTACTTAAAACTTTCCTGCTCTATCTGGGAGACACAGGCATGCAGCATCCAGCTCATTTCGTACAGCTTTCCAAGCACCTATTGAAGAAATGCTAAACATTGCCTTCCCCCACATCCATACCACTGTCCAAAGTCTCAGAAAATCCTTGCCAATCTGTTTTTGAAGCTGGACAAGAGGAGTCTGCCAAGAATCCAGCAGGAGAAAGCTTGAGCTGGGCTCCTTAGGATCTATTATTTTACTGTCCCATTCCATTAGGCAGATATCTTTAGGGCATTCCCCACGACACTTATACAAATCAGTGGGGTTCATCTGCTACTTTGTACAGGAGCCCTGTTTGGTTCCCTTCTCTCAGGCACATCTCCTTTTCCAGCTTTTCATGTTTTGGCCCTTGTGTTCAATTACCTTTTCTTCTCTATGGGTCCTGTACTGACTGCAGAAGAAGGCTTTTTACTCTGAGCAGGTTTCAGCTCATCCTCCCAGCATACACAAATGCCATTTGTAAGTGATGCACTCAGTGAAGCCCTGTGACTCATTCCCACTCATAGAGATATGCTGATCCATAACCACTGCGAAGGTCACATACTAAACTAGACAAACTTGAAAATGAATCTTTACTAAGTCCCACCTCTTTTAACCTTAGactaagagaaaaatattaagaagaTATTACAGCTGCCATGAGGGAGGGCTTAACCTAAGTTTGCAACAAAAATTCTGAAATCCAAAGAAGTCTTGACCCAGGATATCAGGGCTATTCTTACCTTTCTAATACCAGTTACTGTGTAAGCATGGCCAGCAACAAGTCCATTTTTCAAGACCTTTGTTGCCTGTATACagggaagagaaacagaaggaaaataagccTTTTATTTCAAACCTACCTACACAGCAGGCTTATACCAATACCAGAAACATACACCTGTATAAGCAGTGACTCTCAAAAGCAAATGGAGATGGTTCTAGTTCAGAACACGAGTTCAAATCGCGGCTCCCAAACCTCATGCTAATACTTCAGCTGTTGGAAAACCCTACTGTTCTGCAAATGAAAACCTAACTTGGACTTTTTAGAAGTGAGAGTGAACTGTGGATCTAGCCAATGATCCACAGTTTATGAGGGAACTTGGGTGATCATGCTCCCAATTCCAAACATACAGCAAAGTATGGCTGTTAGGAAAAATGTGGCTATTAGGAGCTcagatttatatttttcccctttcaaaccattttccatttgctttcaaGAGTCACCATCTGCAAAAATGGAATAATTgtttaataaaaattgaaaaatgagaGGTCCCTATTCAACAGAGACTTTTTGATAGATAAAGCATAATAGGGAGGATCCTAAACTCAATAGGGAGctgaagagcagcagggagggaagaaaTCCATGTGCGATCTTTAAGCTTAAGAACATGATTTCTACAGCAAGTCATATGTGCCAGCTTGCTTTCTAGGAATCGCAGCATCTAACTGAGCAGAGGAAAACTTGACTGGAAAGACTTGTAGCTGTGAAACCGTTAGTCTCACCCCTAACTGTGTCTGACAGCACATGAGAGATCTGCTGTAGGTTGCTCTTGTCAGGATATCCCACAgatcaggaggagctgctggaagcTTGATCCTTATATTAACACCACCTGTGAAATCCACCAAGGCTTCTGAAACTTGCCCAATCTGTAGATCTTCATAGGAGCCGTAAAGTCTAGCAAAAAAAGACATCAGTACACAGTACACAGACAATAGGTTGAGAGGTATGTGCCAATGAAAGCATACAATAAGGGGTATGAAggtttgggtttgttgttggttttttgtttgttcatttttttaagtatgGTGTAATTCATGTTTAATGTTAGGGAAATATTTGGCATGTAGAAAGAAGAGTATCTAGCACATTGAGTCCAAGACTGGCAATAGGCTGAAAAGAACTGCTTCACCCATTATTGATCTCCTCACTAAGCAGTACCAAGAACATGCCCATCACTGCTTTTTTGATAACTCTGCCTTAGCAAATTTTGCCTGAATATCTCACCAGACAATGTACCATATCTGATACTCCTTAACAGTTCAGCCTCCAATCTGATTTTCTTCACTACTGAAGAGtaactttctctttttgttctagTGCTACCACCAAATGAATATAGCTGAGCTTTCTCTCCTTCTGGATGATCTTTCTCTCAATACTAGCTagattttttcctgctctgcttaTTTTTCCCAGCTCAGATTATTTTAACCCAAGAATAACAAACTCCATCAGTTATGACTTGTTGCTTTCTTCTTAGTCCCAATAAACCACCCTAGACAAAACAACCCAAAGAAAGAAGCCAATATTTTCAGTATGCCATGTGACTTGTCTAATGCTTTAACAAGTTGAAGGCTTTGTAATATCTCAGAGCAGGAACCTTTATCAAGACGAAAGTAGAACTCATCAACAAACTCCCAAAATGAAACTCCTTGGAGGTTTCTCAAACTGGTAATAGATGAAGACGGGCATCAGCAATCATTCACCTTTGAAAATCTCTATCTTTGGCCTTCCATTCCTCTGCAGTGTTTGCAAAGAAGCCATCATCTTGGCCAACCCACTATATAAGGAACCACTTAGGGAATAATCCCCTAGAATAcgtttgttttcatttcatatcCTAAACCTTTGGATTTATACTCAGGGGCCTGAATTGGCAAGAGCTACTGCAATGGAAGATTTtactctttaaaaatagaaagatgaGAACCATTTACTACACTCCAAATGTGGCAAGGCCTAGGAGATGCATTTATAAACAAGTACAAACTGCACAGGCACAAGCCAACATGTTTCAGAGAGACTATTTTAATAACTTAGAATGAGTCACTTACTTAGCATACGCCTTCTCCAAAAGGGCTCCCCAGAACACATTCTTATAGACTGAAGAAACAAAGACCAGCTCCCCCGCCTCGTTCACCGGCAGGCGATCATCAACCACCACGTCAACCCATTCACCAAAGTGCCAGAACTGTCAGGGGAAAGGAATGAACTGATATTTTCCTCAGAAGGAACCTCCCTTCAAAGCAAGGCGGGATTGCTTAGCTGCGGGATCAGGATGAGCTGCCTTGGGTTATGCACTGTACTAGATCAGTGCGAGGTGCTGATTCACCCAAAGATTTAACTCATCAGCTTTACCCagacaaaggagaaaacaaagtatGTGTCAGGTGTAAAAGAGGGATTAAATAGGGAAATGAGGAACAGTTGAGCTTTCGGGGAAGGCTTTCCCAATTGCAgggtggcagagctgcagcaagagCAGAGTAAAAACTCAGGGCCTTTATGACTGCTGCTGCTATGTTAAGACATCTGTCTTGATTAAAATATTGGATAGGGCCCAGCTggggagaaggagaagggaCAAACTGAGGTAGATCCTCAGACAGGTTAACCCCCTTCCTGCATTGCTTTGTGGAAGTAGTGATGGGCTGCCTTCCAGGCCAGGACACCCCCTGGCCGCTTGCCCTTGGTCAAGGAAACCTTATAGAAATTATCCAAGGATTTGACATAAAACACGACAGGATTTCTGAAGACCTCCCTTGCTCCTGTGGAGCAAACATACCCGGAAGTGGAAAATGCCAGCATATTTCCTCTCAAAGCTCTGGTTTTGTGGCACGACTGCAGCTAAGATGTCCTGGTGGAATGTTAAGGCTTGCAGAGCAGCCAGGAACCAGCAGTTCCCTGTGCCAAGACAAACGGACACATGTGGTTGGCTGAAAAACAAGACTTGTCAGCCAAGTTCAGGAGCTCTATGAAGATCCTAGAAGAAGAGCTGTTGTGCTAATGTCTTTAAAATTATAATGAACAATACACAGACAATTAGACCAGATGTGTGCTTTATTTAACTAAACTGTGACTGTTTTATAATTGTTCTCCCAAGATCTTTTCCTTTAGATATTGTTTGGTTCAATGACAAATTTAACAAGAAATAGCTGTCAGTGTAAACATTCTGTTTTTTACTGGCATTACACATTTTTGTACAAACACTATTACAAaacctttccctttttctttgaaaacactttttcagaagaggaaaatgatttCCAGTGGATCTCCCAGGCAAAGCTGTACCTTGTGTTTAAGAGCTTAcagcatttaataaaaattaatccTGCCCTGTTTTGCAGATGCTAATATATCCTTCTACCTCAGGTAACGCGgtacaaaaatgattttttcaacTTCAAAGCTGAGAAGAGAATGCATTCTCTTCAGCTCTTAGGCATGGAGATAGCAGAAGTCTCAAATTTTCCTGCTTCTGTGGTCTCTTGCTCAGTTGTCAAGCAGCACCGCTAAAGACCACTAAGTGCATACAGTAATTTCCCATTGcaacagcagcaggcacaaaaGCAACAAAGTGAACAGCAATTTCAGCTTGTGGAGATAACTGTCACGCTTCAAATTCCACCCTGACACTTGCCAGGTTTTTACTGAGCCTGTTCCACCTTAATGATTGCTTAAACCACACCATGCTAAGTGAAGCAACATAGGCATGTACACCTATTCTGTCCCAATTTGATTCAGTCAAAATCCCATATAAAATGTTATTCTGTATAAAGCCACTTACATATTTATACAAAGGAATTTTTCCTTACCCACTAATCCTTGGCAGAGGTCAAgttgctttctgtttgcagcATAAAATACTGGAGTTCTGTGCAAAGCCTGGGAAGCACATGGccaaagagaagaggaagacagCCAAGTTACTAACATGAGCTATTTCAGCTTGAAGTCAAGAACTttgtctgcagagctgcaatCTCATGAGATGAGAGATGCAGTGAGTTCATCG
This genomic stretch from Meleagris gallopavo isolate NT-WF06-2002-E0010 breed Aviagen turkey brand Nicholas breeding stock chromosome 2, Turkey_5.1, whole genome shotgun sequence harbors:
- the LOC100544747 gene encoding calpain-14, whose protein sequence is MPEKKKSPGSLGRSIFQKHNPPVQQNYQALLEMCLRNKQLFSDESFPADISSIGMGAILKKLPRNVQWKRPHALHRTPVFYAANRKQLDLCQGLVGNCWFLAALQALTFHQDILAAVVPQNQSFERKYAGIFHFRFWHFGEWVDVVVDDRLPVNEAGELVFVSSVYKNVFWGALLEKAYAKLYGSYEDLQIGQVSEALVDFTGGVNIRIKLPAAPPDLWDILTRATYSRSLMCCQTQLGATKVLKNGLVAGHAYTVTGIRKVTCQYGPENLVRLRNPWGKIEWNGDWSDSSYKWELLSPKEKILLRKKKEDGEFWMSLQDFKIHFVDVVICKLTPDLVSQEDGKKWMFSLKNGRWVKGSTAGGSLGFSKGMFWMNPQYWLNVLASEDSKRNLGSCNVVISLMQKHSSKHRNRAPHLFIGFSLYKVALQQEEINQKLPPAFFTRHQPVNKRQVFLDEREVTCDFHLEPGVYVIVPSTLEPQQESEFILRVFSRKHILREMGGNTSFILSKEIVDRYEGKIWEDFFTKHFEQNPEINAVQLQRILNNVSWRHFWSFHLNFSLDACQNILALLDLNATGTLSIQEFRVLWKRLLFYLEVFQKRDTNRSGKLDLVELRAAVQETGISLSNEVCNLMAIRYGDPDLKISFESFMCFMLRVEIMGEAFRNLTQDGKGIYLRESEWMMMTLYS